Proteins from a single region of Geothrix sp. PMB-07:
- a CDS encoding HutD family protein — MLHLRPSDYRVMPWKDGGGSTTELAIEPAGASLSDPFLWRVSSARVEASGPFSHFPGRARLLTLLEGSGLILDIDGQGRQRLKHPGQVVAFAGDVPVNATLIQGPCVDLGVISDPSRVKVTMAWLNLGTEATTITVAPTTLLFAPWGPVRVDPLAVELEPRDCLRLGNSPAATEAPGAKLGVRASFGTTPLVLVSIWPL; from the coding sequence ATGCTGCATCTCCGCCCCTCCGACTACCGCGTCATGCCCTGGAAGGATGGGGGTGGCAGCACCACCGAGCTCGCCATCGAACCGGCGGGAGCAAGCCTGTCGGATCCGTTCCTGTGGCGGGTGAGCTCGGCGCGGGTGGAAGCCTCGGGGCCCTTCTCGCACTTCCCGGGCCGCGCGCGCCTGCTGACCCTGCTGGAGGGATCGGGGCTCATCCTCGACATCGATGGCCAGGGCCGTCAGCGGCTCAAACACCCCGGCCAGGTGGTGGCCTTTGCCGGGGATGTGCCCGTGAACGCCACGCTCATCCAGGGGCCCTGTGTGGATTTGGGGGTCATCAGCGATCCCAGCCGGGTGAAGGTCACCATGGCGTGGCTCAACCTGGGCACCGAGGCCACCACCATCACCGTGGCCCCAACCACCCTGCTCTTCGCGCCCTGGGGCCCCGTCCGGGTGGATCCCCTCGCGGTGGAGCTCGAGCCCCGGGACTGCCTCCGTCTCGGAAATAGCCCCGCCGCCACCGAAGCACCCGGTGCGAAGCTGGGCGTGCGCGCCTCCTTCGGCACCACGCCCCTGGTGCTCGTCTCCATCTGGCCCCTCTAA
- a CDS encoding C40 family peptidase encodes MVLGGGGHRRLAGALAVLLLGTACSRTPRRLPERPRAAPASSRALPRLGYTLQAGAFAKVENAARFSESLQAQGLEAAYYASGDGLYRVRFGDFATKEKARARGEALKAAGVIEAYWVVAPDGSAPAAPGPVHLRPTDERGLRAGLVDSARGYLGVPYLFGGTTERGFDCSGLTGAVYQLNGLRLPRSSQAQYEAGNAVSLEEAQPGDLLFFATGGGGRVSHVGLYLGQGAFIHAPRSGQSIRQDNLGDRYYRKALVGVRTYL; translated from the coding sequence ATGGTTCTCGGCGGGGGCGGGCATCGGAGGTTGGCCGGGGCGCTGGCGGTGCTCCTGCTGGGCACCGCCTGTTCCAGGACGCCCCGCCGCCTGCCGGAGCGTCCCCGTGCCGCACCCGCTTCCAGCCGGGCCCTCCCGCGCCTGGGCTATACGCTGCAGGCGGGAGCCTTCGCCAAAGTGGAGAACGCCGCCCGGTTTTCGGAGTCGCTGCAGGCGCAGGGGCTTGAGGCTGCCTACTACGCTTCGGGCGATGGCCTCTACCGGGTGCGCTTCGGCGATTTCGCCACCAAGGAGAAGGCTCGAGCCCGGGGCGAAGCCCTGAAGGCCGCCGGTGTCATCGAAGCCTACTGGGTCGTGGCTCCGGATGGTTCCGCTCCGGCAGCTCCCGGGCCGGTTCATCTGCGCCCGACGGATGAGCGGGGCCTTCGGGCCGGCCTGGTGGATTCGGCCAGGGGCTATCTGGGGGTGCCCTACCTGTTTGGGGGCACGACGGAGCGGGGCTTCGACTGCAGCGGTCTGACAGGGGCTGTGTACCAGCTGAATGGGTTGAGATTGCCCCGTTCCTCCCAGGCTCAGTACGAGGCGGGAAATGCGGTGAGTCTCGAGGAGGCCCAGCCGGGGGACCTCCTGTTCTTCGCCACAGGGGGCGGGGGCCGGGTGAGTCATGTGGGACTGTACCTGGGGCAGGGGGCTTTCATCCACGCCCCCCGTTCGGGCCAGAGCATCCGGCAGGACAATCTCGGGGATCGCTACTACCGCAAGGCTTTGGTGGGTGTCCGGACCTACCTATAG
- a CDS encoding cold-shock protein, whose translation MAQGTVKWFNAEKGFGFITPDEGGADLFVHHSAIETTGFRTLDENQRVSFNVGQGQKGPQATNVTKI comes from the coding sequence ATGGCTCAAGGCACCGTCAAGTGGTTCAACGCCGAAAAGGGTTTCGGATTCATCACCCCCGACGAGGGTGGTGCGGACCTGTTCGTGCATCACTCCGCGATCGAAACCACGGGTTTCCGCACCCTGGATGAGAATCAGCGCGTCAGCTTCAATGTGGGACAGGGCCAGAAGGGCCCCCAGGCGACCAACGTCACCAAGATCTGA
- a CDS encoding flagellar hook-basal body protein translates to MDPGYYVSAGSLKARAFQLDVVANNLANAATVGYKPDQPFFAVFNKAAGSGRKLPLSGYLNDGVVFAETGVITEQGNLRATGRPLDVAIEGNAFLSLSTPNGVRVTRDGRLQMGTDGQLQAMDGNPVLGKNGQPIKVDPKNGSVSISTDGTVQQNGQALGQLDLKAYEKPGALKRTGALRFDPTGAAEAPVKGTVTQGHLEQSAVDTASTMVEMIRLNRLYEMSLKVASTLSNDLDSRSINDIAIAR, encoded by the coding sequence ATGGATCCTGGATACTATGTCTCCGCTGGCAGCTTGAAGGCTCGGGCCTTCCAGCTGGATGTGGTGGCGAACAACCTGGCGAACGCGGCCACGGTGGGCTACAAGCCCGATCAGCCCTTCTTCGCCGTGTTCAACAAGGCCGCGGGCAGCGGCCGGAAGTTGCCCTTGAGCGGGTATCTGAACGATGGCGTGGTCTTCGCCGAAACCGGTGTGATCACGGAGCAGGGCAACCTGCGGGCCACGGGCCGACCCCTGGACGTGGCGATTGAAGGCAACGCCTTCCTGAGCCTCAGCACGCCCAATGGCGTCCGGGTTACTCGGGATGGTCGTTTGCAGATGGGAACCGACGGTCAGCTCCAGGCCATGGATGGCAACCCGGTTCTGGGCAAAAATGGCCAACCCATCAAGGTGGACCCCAAGAACGGCAGCGTGTCGATCTCTACCGATGGCACTGTCCAGCAGAACGGCCAGGCCCTGGGCCAGCTGGATCTGAAGGCCTACGAAAAGCCGGGCGCGCTGAAGCGCACGGGGGCATTGCGCTTTGACCCCACGGGCGCTGCGGAGGCGCCGGTGAAGGGCACCGTCACCCAGGGGCATCTGGAGCAGAGCGCCGTGGATACGGCCTCGACCATGGTGGAGATGATCCGGCTCAACCGGCTCTACGAAATGAGCCTGAAGGTGGCTTCGACCCTCAGCAATGACCTGGATTCCCGCTCCATCAACGACATTGCCATCGCCCGGTAG
- the flgG gene encoding flagellar basal-body rod protein FlgG produces MMRAMWSAAAGMNVQQFNMDTISNNLANVNTTGFKKARAEFQDLLYQTVNLAGTSSSNTSTIPAGIQLGHGAKLQSLMRQYSTGNMRQTTNRFDMAIEGDGFFRVTQPDGTLAYTRDGSFTTDQNGALVNAAGYLLDPQITIPQDAQSVTIAPDGTVSVTQTGQTQPQQVGQITISHFINPSGLNQLGRNLMQPTLASGDAIDATPGTDGVGTINQGFLEVSNVDVAEEMVNMIIGQRAYEANSKTIQTVDNMLSLVNNLKR; encoded by the coding sequence ATGATGCGTGCGATGTGGTCGGCGGCAGCTGGCATGAATGTCCAGCAGTTCAACATGGACACCATCTCCAACAACCTGGCGAACGTGAACACCACGGGCTTCAAGAAGGCCCGGGCCGAGTTCCAGGATCTGCTCTACCAGACCGTGAATCTGGCGGGCACCAGCTCAAGCAACACCAGCACCATTCCCGCCGGCATCCAGCTGGGCCACGGCGCCAAGCTGCAGAGCCTCATGCGGCAGTACAGCACCGGCAACATGCGCCAGACCACCAACCGCTTCGACATGGCCATCGAGGGCGACGGCTTCTTCCGGGTGACCCAGCCCGATGGCACCCTGGCCTACACCCGCGATGGCAGCTTCACCACGGATCAGAACGGTGCCCTGGTGAATGCCGCGGGTTACCTGCTGGATCCTCAGATCACCATTCCCCAGGACGCGCAGAGCGTGACCATCGCCCCGGACGGCACCGTGAGCGTCACCCAGACCGGCCAGACCCAGCCTCAGCAGGTGGGCCAGATCACCATTTCCCACTTCATCAATCCTTCGGGCCTGAACCAGCTGGGACGCAACCTGATGCAGCCCACCCTGGCCAGCGGCGATGCCATCGACGCCACCCCGGGCACGGACGGCGTGGGCACCATCAACCAGGGCTTCCTGGAGGTTTCCAACGTGGATGTGGCCGAGGAGATGGTGAACATGATCATCGGGCAGCGGGCCTACGAGGCGAACTCGAAGACCATCCAGACGGTCGACAACATGCTCAGCCTCGTGAACAACCTGAAGCGGTAA
- the flgA gene encoding flagellar basal body P-ring formation chaperone FlgA, giving the protein MRAAALFLCTMALFGQAPVSPAERLAETALAFAQAEAAKLGGEHSFKVAQPPRVPMVQPGELVFEATHISKREPLGRFFVVVAYKVNGERVGVTRVDLEGKWVGTVLRAKGDLTRQTELTAEQVEPSPFEGVPPEGALTEVPEGQRLMRSVVSGKILTRADLEAIPLIQSGDKVRLTATHEALTVTVETTARSRAGLNDRVRLEAPGARRQVTGIVTGPGEARLQ; this is encoded by the coding sequence ATGCGCGCTGCTGCCCTGTTCCTCTGCACCATGGCCCTTTTCGGCCAGGCTCCGGTGTCTCCGGCGGAACGCCTGGCCGAAACAGCTCTGGCCTTCGCCCAGGCCGAGGCTGCGAAGTTGGGTGGCGAGCATAGCTTCAAGGTGGCCCAGCCACCCCGGGTGCCCATGGTGCAGCCCGGAGAACTGGTGTTTGAAGCCACCCATATCAGCAAGCGCGAGCCCTTGGGCCGGTTCTTCGTGGTGGTGGCCTACAAGGTGAACGGCGAACGGGTGGGCGTCACCCGGGTGGATCTGGAAGGCAAGTGGGTGGGCACGGTGTTGCGCGCCAAGGGCGACCTGACCCGGCAGACTGAGCTCACAGCGGAACAAGTCGAACCCAGTCCCTTCGAGGGGGTTCCCCCGGAGGGCGCCCTGACTGAAGTGCCCGAGGGGCAGCGCCTCATGAGATCCGTCGTGTCGGGCAAGATCCTGACCCGGGCCGACCTGGAAGCGATTCCGCTGATCCAGTCCGGGGACAAGGTCCGCCTGACAGCCACCCACGAGGCCCTGACGGTCACGGTGGAAACCACGGCCCGCAGCCGGGCGGGGTTGAATGACCGGGTGCGTCTGGAGGCCCCGGGGGCCCGTCGGCAGGTGACGGGCATCGTCACGGGCCCGGGCGAGGCGCGGCTCCAGTAG
- a CDS encoding DUF1292 domain-containing protein, translated as MAHEHGPDCNHDHDDSFEIEVVELEDENGEKEEFAILEELEFEGRNFAILAPLAELQAQEEGTADPEAGLSLEIFEVKDDMFTPLEDEELAERLMKHLDEQEAKLKAEEEKD; from the coding sequence ATGGCTCACGAACACGGTCCGGATTGCAACCACGATCACGACGATTCCTTCGAAATCGAAGTCGTTGAGCTCGAAGACGAGAATGGCGAAAAGGAAGAGTTCGCGATCCTGGAAGAGCTCGAATTCGAGGGCCGCAACTTCGCCATCCTGGCGCCGCTCGCCGAGCTGCAGGCCCAGGAGGAAGGCACTGCGGATCCCGAGGCTGGTCTGAGCCTGGAGATCTTCGAGGTGAAGGACGACATGTTCACGCCCCTCGAGGATGAAGAACTGGCCGAGCGCCTCATGAAGCACCTCGACGAGCAGGAAGCCAAGCTGAAGGCCGAGGAAGAGAAGGACTGA
- a CDS encoding lactonase family protein produces the protein MPSPFTCLLALASLASSSVCAGPKPELKAKSFLLFAGTYTQKESKGIYAWRFNAATGEVEALGLAAETVNPSFLVLHPNGKTLYAVNEVDSFQGQRSGAVSAFSVDRATGRLALLNQVASGGADPCHLALDRSGRHLFVANYTGGSVAVLPLEMDGRLKEASDLVQHVGTVVDPKRQGAPHAHAVTLSPDERFAFVTDLGLDRIFSYRFDATKGTLSPNEVPFARVAPGAGPRHFTFHPAGRLAYAINELQSSVTAFAFDPKLGALLELQTTSTLPAEAKGENDCAEILIHPNGKFLYGSNRGHDSLAVFGIGPGGLISPLEYVPTGGRTPRHFAMDPTGAYLFAENQASNNVVLFRVDAKTGRVTPTGKTFSVGAPVCLTFMSLD, from the coding sequence ATGCCATCCCCATTCACGTGTCTTCTGGCCCTCGCCTCTTTGGCTTCTTCCAGTGTGTGCGCGGGCCCCAAACCCGAACTCAAGGCGAAATCGTTCCTCCTGTTCGCGGGCACCTACACCCAGAAGGAGAGCAAGGGCATTTACGCCTGGCGGTTCAATGCCGCCACGGGCGAGGTCGAGGCCCTTGGCCTCGCGGCGGAAACCGTGAACCCCTCTTTCCTGGTGCTGCATCCCAACGGGAAAACTCTCTACGCCGTGAACGAGGTGGATTCCTTTCAGGGCCAGAGGAGCGGCGCCGTGAGCGCCTTCAGCGTGGACCGGGCCACCGGCCGTTTGGCCCTTCTGAACCAAGTGGCAAGCGGAGGGGCCGATCCCTGTCACCTGGCCCTGGATCGAAGCGGGCGGCACCTCTTCGTGGCCAATTACACGGGCGGCAGTGTGGCCGTGCTGCCCCTCGAGATGGACGGCCGTCTGAAGGAAGCCTCCGACCTCGTGCAGCACGTGGGCACGGTGGTGGATCCCAAGCGCCAAGGCGCGCCGCACGCCCATGCCGTCACCTTGTCACCGGATGAACGCTTCGCCTTCGTGACCGACCTGGGGCTGGATCGCATCTTCAGCTACCGATTCGATGCCACCAAAGGAACCTTGAGCCCGAATGAAGTGCCCTTCGCCCGCGTGGCGCCGGGAGCGGGGCCGCGACACTTCACGTTTCATCCTGCGGGGCGTTTGGCCTATGCCATCAATGAACTCCAGTCCTCCGTGACGGCCTTTGCCTTTGATCCGAAGTTGGGCGCCCTGCTGGAACTCCAAACCACCTCTACGCTGCCCGCCGAGGCCAAAGGTGAGAATGACTGCGCAGAAATCCTGATCCATCCCAATGGGAAATTCCTGTACGGATCCAACCGCGGCCATGACAGCCTGGCAGTCTTCGGGATCGGCCCAGGCGGGCTTATTTCACCCCTGGAGTACGTGCCCACCGGAGGCCGTACGCCGAGGCACTTCGCGATGGATCCCACCGGGGCCTACTTGTTTGCCGAGAATCAGGCGTCCAATAACGTCGTCCTGTTCCGGGTCGACGCCAAGACCGGACGCGTCACCCCCACCGGGAAAACTTTCTCCGTGGGGGCTCCCGTGTGCCTGACATTCATGAGCCTGGACTGA
- a CDS encoding aconitase family protein: MFLTEDPGKILRQLAGDDLELAEALPLRDQISTDEITPAFICYHFDEKLGDFPYLGLKCGDTFPLKEGSVRAGGFSVSVAGRRRGKGSSREASPYAELCAGIRLVIAESFERIYRQNAQNLGLLTSTDFGLIPRIRRGETIPLAEFTAGLDAVTAEIVRRGGLFAYNAARLAGEVAPPLPEHVHRPMTYAEKLLARQAVVDATRGRIGLASVRPGDGLFVQAHWRFSHEYVTPMAASFLEKALGPDVTLRDPASILAFRDHLTFLHHSMKAEHRAMGLLTVAERLKPAQESFCAKHGIRLHGELADGSGSEGICHAIMAERYACPGQVVVGTDSHTPHAGALGCLAFGVGTTDIACAWVTGDVRVTVPPTLRVRLNGRLRAGVSAKDIVLHLLAQPLIREGGAIGHVMEYQGEALVDLDTDERATLTNMAAEIGGFTGLIAPDEETLRFIEERRGVRLALEPWMQGDEGAEYAHTLEVDCAALGPMLARPGDPGNGVALADLSEPVPIHIAYLGSCTGGKREDLRRAYDVVRSAAAEGRRVPEGVQFFVQCGSEEVRRHAVAQGWMAAFEAVGAIVLGSSCGACINAGPGVSTHPDQVTISAINRNFPGRSGPGQMWLASPATVAASALAGHIVGA, encoded by the coding sequence ATGTTCCTTACGGAGGATCCGGGGAAGATCCTCCGCCAGCTGGCCGGAGATGATTTGGAGCTGGCGGAGGCTCTGCCGCTGCGCGATCAGATCAGCACCGATGAGATCACGCCGGCCTTCATCTGCTATCACTTCGACGAAAAGCTGGGGGACTTTCCCTACCTGGGCCTGAAGTGCGGGGACACGTTTCCGCTGAAGGAGGGCAGCGTGCGCGCGGGCGGATTTTCCGTCAGCGTGGCGGGCAGGCGCCGGGGCAAGGGCAGCAGCCGCGAAGCGAGCCCCTATGCGGAGCTGTGCGCAGGCATCCGTCTGGTGATCGCCGAAAGCTTCGAGCGCATCTACCGTCAGAACGCCCAGAACCTGGGCCTGCTCACCAGCACGGACTTCGGCTTGATCCCGCGCATCCGCCGTGGTGAAACCATCCCTCTGGCTGAATTCACCGCGGGCCTGGATGCGGTCACCGCCGAGATCGTCCGGCGCGGGGGTCTCTTTGCCTACAACGCTGCACGGTTGGCGGGCGAGGTGGCGCCCCCGCTGCCGGAGCACGTCCACCGACCCATGACCTATGCAGAGAAGCTGCTGGCCCGGCAGGCGGTGGTGGATGCGACACGGGGTCGGATCGGTCTCGCCTCGGTGAGGCCAGGCGACGGCCTCTTCGTGCAGGCGCACTGGCGCTTCAGCCACGAGTACGTGACCCCCATGGCCGCGAGCTTCCTGGAGAAGGCCCTGGGGCCTGATGTCACGCTGCGCGATCCGGCCAGCATCCTCGCCTTCCGGGATCACCTCACCTTCCTGCACCACAGCATGAAGGCGGAGCACCGCGCCATGGGCCTGCTGACGGTGGCGGAACGTCTGAAGCCGGCGCAGGAATCCTTCTGTGCCAAACACGGCATCCGACTCCACGGCGAACTGGCGGATGGTTCTGGCAGCGAAGGCATCTGCCACGCCATCATGGCGGAGCGCTACGCCTGCCCAGGCCAGGTGGTGGTGGGCACGGATTCCCACACCCCTCACGCGGGCGCTCTGGGGTGTCTGGCCTTCGGGGTGGGCACCACGGACATTGCCTGCGCCTGGGTGACCGGGGATGTGCGCGTCACCGTGCCGCCCACGCTGCGGGTGCGCCTGAACGGGCGCCTGCGCGCTGGCGTATCCGCCAAGGACATCGTGCTCCACTTGCTGGCCCAGCCCCTCATCCGCGAAGGCGGCGCCATCGGCCACGTGATGGAGTACCAGGGTGAGGCCCTGGTGGATCTCGACACCGATGAGCGCGCCACCCTCACCAACATGGCGGCGGAGATCGGCGGTTTCACTGGGCTCATCGCCCCGGATGAGGAAACCCTGCGCTTCATCGAAGAGCGACGGGGCGTGCGGCTGGCGCTGGAGCCGTGGATGCAGGGCGATGAGGGGGCCGAGTACGCGCACACCCTGGAGGTGGATTGCGCCGCGCTGGGGCCCATGCTGGCGCGGCCCGGCGACCCTGGGAATGGCGTGGCCCTGGCCGATCTGTCGGAGCCGGTGCCCATCCACATCGCCTACCTGGGCAGTTGCACCGGGGGCAAGCGCGAGGACCTGCGGCGAGCCTACGACGTGGTGCGCAGCGCCGCAGCCGAGGGGCGCCGCGTGCCCGAGGGTGTCCAGTTCTTCGTGCAGTGCGGCAGCGAGGAAGTGCGCCGCCACGCGGTGGCGCAGGGCTGGATGGCGGCCTTCGAGGCCGTGGGGGCCATCGTGTTGGGCAGCTCCTGCGGGGCCTGCATCAACGCGGGGCCCGGCGTGTCCACCCATCCCGACCAGGTCACCATCAGTGCCATCAACCGGAACTTCCCGGGCCGCAGCGGCCCCGGCCAGATGTGGCTGGCCAGCCCCGCGACGGTGGCCGCCAGCGCCCTCGCTGGGCACATCGTGGGGGCCTGA
- a CDS encoding phosphatase PAP2 family protein, which produces MRILSLATMVLASGWVWADTPDTSPATPDAVTAGRSQTSVQMDSPADPDRFGNLPRLVWDDAGRVVTAPARWDSSDWLKAGGAVLAIGTALALDRSTEQEMAKHRTASADRFAKAVQNLGGTPSVLIAGGTWLAGVAFKDPEIRATGVDTMATMGIAQLLLAIPLKEITGRSRPSADKGTHDFHPFGGGQSFPSGHTTQAFALASVLAEHADTPWVSGLSYGLAGLVGVARIEQRQHFLSDVVAGGLIGTFVGKTVVRYNQSRRSDAGSKLAMSFTPMIQPGGYGVSLALKF; this is translated from the coding sequence ATGAGAATCCTCAGCCTAGCCACCATGGTCCTCGCTTCGGGTTGGGTGTGGGCCGACACGCCAGATACGAGCCCTGCGACTCCCGACGCGGTGACCGCGGGGCGGTCGCAGACCTCCGTCCAGATGGATTCTCCGGCGGATCCGGATCGCTTCGGCAACCTGCCAAGGTTGGTTTGGGATGATGCGGGCCGTGTGGTCACGGCCCCGGCCCGGTGGGACTCATCGGACTGGCTGAAGGCCGGAGGCGCGGTGTTGGCGATTGGAACCGCCCTGGCGCTGGACCGCTCCACCGAACAGGAGATGGCCAAGCACCGCACCGCCTCCGCCGATCGCTTCGCCAAGGCCGTGCAGAACCTCGGTGGCACGCCCAGCGTGCTCATCGCCGGAGGTACCTGGCTGGCGGGCGTGGCCTTCAAGGACCCCGAGATCCGCGCCACGGGGGTCGATACCATGGCCACCATGGGCATCGCCCAGCTGCTCCTGGCCATTCCGCTGAAGGAAATCACAGGCCGGTCCCGGCCCTCGGCGGACAAGGGCACCCACGACTTCCATCCCTTTGGCGGTGGTCAATCCTTCCCCTCGGGGCACACCACTCAGGCCTTCGCGCTGGCTTCGGTCCTTGCCGAGCATGCGGATACGCCCTGGGTGTCGGGCCTGAGCTACGGCCTGGCGGGCCTGGTGGGCGTGGCCCGCATCGAGCAGCGCCAGCATTTCCTGTCCGATGTGGTGGCCGGTGGCCTCATTGGCACCTTCGTGGGCAAGACCGTGGTCCGCTACAACCAGTCCCGCCGCAGCGACGCCGGGTCCAAGCTGGCCATGAGCTTC